A region from the Lolium perenne isolate Kyuss_39 chromosome 4, Kyuss_2.0, whole genome shotgun sequence genome encodes:
- the LOC127292042 gene encoding polyubiquitin, with product MARDATTHQEEQLAGAMVQCSVENKPADAVVERSPVAACCVCMEPWTSDGEHRACCLVLCGHVYGRSCLETMLRRCGEGPGRRPKCPQCGQCFGRKDIRDIYMTEYQWDDCGHNKIYVEIHKGRTITLEVGILDTVESVKAKIQDKERIPPNQQSLSFADNVLREGHTLGEYNIQNECTLLLNFKLQIFVKTLAGKAIPLMVNSFDTIWFVKMQVKDKHCGFIFNGEELLDSFTLADYGVQNGSILEQDLSVKEKIEIFVTESLTGMNITLKVATIDTINNVKAKIQDKHCFPMDKQHIIFTNRQLDDDYTLADHNIQNKSTLLLVLGNPCPRGKMNIYVKTLRNKIYTLEVESSDTVYDVMAMIHRKSDIPPNVQRLIFLGKLLKVNQTLANYKIQMYSTIYLVPRLGV from the exons ATGGCGCGTGATGCTACTACCCACCAGGAGGAGCAACTCGCCGGAGCTATGGTTCAGTGCAGCGTCGAGAACAAGCCGGCAGACGCCGTCGTGGAGCGCTCTCCGGTGGCCGCTTGCTGCGTCTGCATGGAGCCTTGGACATCCGACGGCGAGCACCGCGCCTGCTGCCTCGTCCTCTGCGGGCATGTGTACGGCAGATCGTGCCTGGAGACGATGCTGCGCCGCTGCGGCGAAGGCCCCGGCCGGAGGCCTAAG TGCCCGCAGTGCGGCCAATGCTTTGGACGCAAGGACATCCGTGATATCTACATGACCGAATATCAGTGGGACGACTGCGGCCATAACAAG ATCTATGTCGAGATCCACAAAGGCAGGACCATCACGCTAGAGGTCGGGATATTAGACACAGTTGAGAGTGTGAAAGCTAAGATTCAGGACAAGGAGAGAATCCCTCCAAACCAACAAAGCCTTAGCTTCGCTGATAATGTACTGCGTGAAGGACACACGTTGGGTGAATACAACATCCAAAATGAGTGTACCCTTCTTCTCAACTTCAAGCTCCAGATATTTGTGAAGACCCTTGCTGGGAAAGCAATCCCTCTCATGGTCAATTCATTCGATACCATCTGGTTTGTCAAGATGCAAGTTAAGGATAAGCATTGTGGGTTTATCTTTAACGGGGAGGAGCTGCTGGACAGCTTTACATTGGCTGATTATGGGGTCCAGAATGGATCCATTCTCGAACAAGATCTCAGTGTCAAAGAGAAGATTGAAATCTTTGTCACCGAGTCACTCACGGGCATGAACATCACGCTCAAGGTTGCAACCATAGATACCATCAATAATGTTAAGGCAAAGATTCAAGATAAGCATTGCTTTCCGATGGACAAACAACACATCATCTTTACCAACCGACAGCTAGATGACGACTACACCCTGGCGGACCACAACATCCAAAATAAGTCAACCCTTCTCCTTGTCCTAGGCAACCCATGTCCGAGAGGTAAGATGAATATCTATGTGAAGACACTAAGAAACAAAATTTACACTCTTGAGGTTGAGAGCTCAGATACCGTCTACGATGTGATGGCAATGATCCACCGTAAGAGTGACATCCCCCCTAACGTTCAGCGCCTCATCTTTTTAGGCAAGCTTCTGAAAGTCAATCAGACCCTGGCAAACTACAAAATCCAGATGTATTCCACCATCTACTTGGTGCCCAGGCTTGGTGTCTGA